Within Quercus lobata isolate SW786 chromosome 5, ValleyOak3.0 Primary Assembly, whole genome shotgun sequence, the genomic segment AAATATCAATGCAAATGAGAACTGATGCAAATCTTCATGGAGTGTTAAATAAGTAAATCTTAGATTCATCggagtgtaaaaaaaaaatgatagtacTAGAACTCCATGCATGGGAACCAGAAATTAATCACCActcccctcctcctcctcctctctctctccattgacCAGAGTATGTTGAGTGGAATGCCTCCATTCCCATCCCATCCTTTATGATCTCAGATTCTTCCAAAGTAACTTCAGTTTGGTGTTGCTACTCAGATATATAATTCATCATAAAATCACCAACAATCACAAGGGCTCATAAaggcatatattttatataagtctagaatcaaaaagatcaaatggcCTCATTATCCCTTTATCCTGTAGAGCACCTCCTGAAAATACAAATCTATTTTTCTGTAGCTTGAAAGTCACAGGCATTTTAATCATTGTCAACACACACACCATAGCCGTGATGCATTGCTTAGCTGGGCTACTCCCAattggaaagaaagaaagtctAAGGTGATTCTACTTGAAGTTTCTTGGGCTGCACATCCATACCATGTATGGCTGGAGAACTGTTTGAAGGATATAAAAAGTGAGAAATCCTTATTCAACATCATCTTCTTGGATGTTTGATGCCCATTATCTAATAATGAAAAAGTCCAACATACAATGCAAAACAGAGATTACTCTTAAGCTTGGATTGGAAGATCCTTTTATGTATCCTGGTCCAGTGATTGTTTCTGATCTGATTGAATTCAGCTTCCACTTAGCTAGGACGATTGCTTCTGTAACCCTTAATGTTTCAGATTGATCTGGGTTTATTTCTGTTTGGTGGTGTTACAGGGAAGACTCTATTTCTAAGTTTAATCTATTGTTTTAaaatgtaagttttttattCATCCCAACAGAAAAGTAGTGATTTCATCGACTGCAATCACAtagaaacaaataagaaaataagaagtGAAAGGGCCTCTCAAAAATCTCATTTAACAAATTGACTTTATGACTTAGCAGATCATAACTTATCAAAATTCCATATATATCATATCCCAGCTGGGCATACTGGTGGAAGATTCTCTGCAATTGTGTCCATTCTAGCAAGGAGAAGTGACATACCTGCCTTGATAACTTTCTGATTTCTTGGTTGAGAATTATACTAAAGAGATTCATATCTTCCTGGTTTCTCCTGTTAAATAGGGAAAATATCGGTCACCATTGTAGTATATCAATGTTGTGGAACGAAATAATTGGTTTCAAAATAGCGAGGTACAAAACCTGTCCATGAACTTCAATTCAATCTCATCAGCAGCCCCAAAAATGTCCTTACGAAATAGCctataaaacaaattaaacagaAAAGTTGtccagaaaaattgaaaattgaaataaagttgtATGATAACAAGTATACAATAGTTATGATATCATGTATGATGAAAAAGAATATGACTCAAAGCTTGACATGGGAAAATTGACAGATATTTTAGAataccaattaaagaataacaCCCAATACAAGGATAAAGGCATAATGTGAATAAAAATAACTAGAGTTGCATGTGTCATGTGTCTGGCCCTATGCACTTCATGTGTGTTTGTATaaataatatgtatatatctccacacacacacacattttctttgtatttgtatGATTCAAGGAAACACCATCACACAAACTTTACAAAGAGATTACTTCTgccattattttatttagtgtTTTTGAAATTCATCCTTGAAGACATGTAATTAATGTCCTATCTGAGAATAGACATGGATGCACTAGCcaaattttttgagagataTGTGAATGGACAATTGTCAAGACTCGAGAGATAGATGGCATAGGCTTTCTTTAGTGGGAGATGTcccaaatttgtttttcatttatgGACAATGGTTGGTTTATCTTTGGTGTGGTTGGTTTATCTTTGGTGTTTAATAAGAAATGGACTAATTGAAATGCCTAAACAAGGCTTCAATGAGAAGAAAAGTCTTGTAAAGTAGATGTTCATCTCACTTATGGCATCTAAAATATTTGTGACTGTGTAGctagaaagaaaaggaaaaaatgaataCACATCGTTCAAAGGTAGGCACGCTTCTATCGCTCCCagaatataaacaataatagtTGTCCATGCATTAGTTACCTATCATCCCATCGAGAAAGACGGCAAGCTAGATGTGCTATGACTTCATGCACTGTTCTTGGCGCATTATAACCTCCAGTAGAAAGAAGCTCCTATCAAAAAAGCAGTGCACCAAATTTATAAAGCAGAAATGAAGTAAGCAATAATAGTTACATGCATTTTCAACTAGGGACAGATTATGAAATTTTCATGGGGAGGGCCAAATGGAATAACTATGTTGAAGCAGTATGTGGATAATTTGTCCAAAGCTAGAGTAGTCAAAATTGTTAGTGATCAAATATTAACTTTGCAGCCTCCCTAGAGACCCTTCCCTATTTCAAAtcataaaacttaaaacatttttttccaAGCATGAACTACCTGAACTTCTGTGATACCCAATACATTTATTCTGGAAACATTTCCCTTTATATGCATTGCAGTTATCAGGAAGTTTTGTGCTTGCCAAGACCGGAGTACAATGGGGATGTCATCCTCATCAACAAAAGGATCACCTGCTGACTGTCCCAGTAGCTCAAATAACAGTCCTCCAGCAACTCTAACTGGTACCTGAATAATAGCATAAAGTATAATAAATCATCCAACACAATCAGAGTCCATAAAAAGAGTCGAAGGCCAAAATCCAGTGACTTTTGAACCACTTTTTCATAAGAACAATTACAACATGCTAttctgttttagttattatGAAATGACCAATAAACACTAAACAACAAGCTTAATTACAGTACTTGATCCTATAGATATAGTAAGACCCATTAATGTAACAGATGACTAAAAACCAAACACCATCAAACTGACTGTCAATGGAGGACTCTGGCGTACAAGATTAGCCCTCATGACATTTCCATCATATATTCTTTTAATATAgtcaaactacaaaaattttacaTCTGCATCCTTCATCTTTCCATAGTCATTTAAAACAATTCAAACCAAGTTCAGAAGTCAGGCCAACTGTCTACATATGTGACTTAATACTTGTGGTTTTTATGTTCAATTAAAGAAGATTAAGGAATAGAAATCATAACAACTTCCATCCTTAAGGACCATGAAATCTTTGATGTTCACAATGTAAGACTATTTAAACATAGGGGCACCCCACTATATGCATACATACGTATCCAAGGGCATGCAACAAAGGCTGTGATTTgtattttcttcctctttccttctcATCATAACCATATAAGATTTGACCATCAATGATTTGAGTGATCAACTACAACTCAATTTAAATCACCAAAGCTCTATAAATACCAGGTTCAGCAACTTGAATAATTACTAAAGTTTAGCTTCATTAttcctattttattattaatagcTCATCATGTAATTAtaagaaaaactacaaaatcAATTGTCCAAGTTTACTTCTAGATTTTTCAGATGCCAGGCTAAAAGTCTCATCGTGAAACAACAATGGACATTAACATTTCAACTATAAGTAGTGTTTGCCAAAAAGATCatatatgaattttaatattattatagaaGAACCACTCCATACCTTACGGAGCTCTTATTGTAAGAGTGTAATAAATTTATGATCTTAACTTTTACACCTTCtttcttgatttattttattttcatttttacttgttgtttctattataaaaaattatagtagtTTAGGTTAAGCTTCATTTGTTTTAGGAAATAGATGGTAGATGAATTAAACAGGAAAGACAattatataatgaaaaaaaattgtttaataactaagagagagagagagagagagagagaggtgtggAGGGACACAAGGAAAACTGATGTAACAACTAACGAGTACAGACTTTTCAAAGCCAACAAATTTTAGCTCAAATGACATATCCCTCCCCCATTAGAATGGGGTGGCTGGTGAATTCATGGATTCAAGAGCCACTTGATGATGTGTGTATAACTTAccaatcttttttaaaaaggtaCAACATATCTAAAGTAATTAAGGTAGCAACAACATAGGAATTGGTAAACTATCAATTTTGCTGCTTTAAAGAAGGAGGATCTGTTGCTTTGATtgaaaaaatcatcaacaactTCCTAGACACTTTTATCTAATGTGCAGTCATGCAGTCACATATTTAAGACTTTTACTAGCAACATAAAGAATCTTAGATCCATaatgcaacaaaaaataatctaaacccatcccaaaataaaattttcatactcAGCCTCCCCTAGAAGATAAGCATAAGTAATGTAAATTTATTAACAGTTGATCACTCTTTATCTGCATCAGTCTCCAGATATTGATCATGACTTCATGTTAATGATaatgtgttacatgctattcTGGACATGGGTCAagtaattagcaaaaaaaaaagagagagagatacttTAGGGTACATTGGGAATTAAGGGAGATAGGAAGgaagaggagaggagaggagacaGGAAGGGTGGAAGGAATTTACTAATTTTCTGCCATCCAAACATAAGGTACAAGAAATCTACCTCATAGAGAAGGTGTTTCATCCGCTCACTAATCAGGCGACTTTCATCTTTTAAGGCTAAACTAACAGCAGGATGTAACCACTGAGCATTGCTGAGCCATGCTTGAATGGAGGGGTGACCTGCATACACATGGCACCACCATATAGGCCCTGCTGGACGCTCCCAGTAGGGAGCTGCTAAATCAGCAACAGTTAGGTCAGCTTCATCATCCATGGACTCAAACTGACGCAAGGTAAAGTCAGCATCTACTTGCAGATTTTGGACAAGTTCTGAAATTCTAGCCCAACCAATTGGTACCCAATGACTACCATCAAGTCTTTCTATACCATGCAATTGGCTTGGTTGACTGATCTGGCTATATTTGTGGTCATCAAAAGAGGAAATCTCATTGCTCCTGAAATCATTTAAGGATGAATTCTCTACTAATACATTCCTATCTAGTCTTGGGGAAGAAGCCTCAGCTTGTCCATTTGCAGGCACGTGCATCATTCTTGAACTGATTGATTTCTTGCGGCCCCGAATGAATTCAAAAGCACAGATAAGCCCTTCTGTCCAAAGAACATTTCGTGGCATGTCATCTTTATTAGAATAGTGTTTATGGCTATCtggtttcttctttttattcccTTGGGTAGTAGAGTGGTTCTCACCCGTGTCATTAATTATTTGTTCCATCTATGCATATACAAAAAAGAACCATCAAATAATAGTCTAAGAATCTCCAAATTTTCAGTCGACGGAATACAGAGAATGATAAATATCAGTCAGTCCTTCTGCTGCTATCGTCACACAGCAAGAAACTCACAGAATCTGATTTCAGAAACAGATTTTCAAGAAGCCCATGCTGACATGCTGAGAAGTTGAATTTGTTAGCATAGCTGCAAGGGGGTTGGTTGTTCCAAAATAATGCCACAAATTCCAATGGGGaaacaaaagtttaaaaaaaagaaaaaaagaaattcaatacTTTAAAGGACTGCTTATTGTTGCTGCCATAATTTAACAACATGTACTTTTAAAGGACCGTTTTATTGGTATCATTGTtcgtgtttttttctttctttcttatctgATAACATACGGTTCTAATtatgcttatttatttatctattctaaatttgagtaatatcgccttttcattcaaattgataacataacttttACAAAATTGATAACCTCACTATATAACAAACATTTATATGAACCATAACATCAATTTCTTAAGATGGGATTGAAGAGATATAATCTGATACATGGAAGAAATAaaattgcttttaaaaaaaaaaaaatttcacatttaaaatttatcgAGAGAAGAAACATATTTCTTCAAAGGTCTCGAAATTGTAAAGGGAGACAGAGATTTGAAGCAAGAGGTTCCTTAACAGCACAACCATGAACATAGTttcaaagttttgaaatttatcTTCAATTTAATATCTTTCAATCACAATTCACCTTATAGCAAATTAATCCACCAAGCTTTCTAATGAATACTACTATTGAAACAAAGAAATTAGAGTCTATCAGCCTAACCAACCAAGCattggcaaaaataaaaaatgggaaTTGACATCCAAATAATTAAAAcccagatttaaaaaaaaaaaaaaaaaaaaatcaatgcagaTAGCTATTGGGCAGTGATTATAAgctcaaaaaaatcaatatgaAGGCAAAGTAAAAGAGAGGAAAGCATAATCAGCTTTGTTTAATAAAAGAGTTCTAAAAGGAAAAAGCCATGAGGGAAATGAAAAGTAACGAATAacgaaagtaaaaaaaaaaaaaagagaaaagatacGTTAAGATAAGATAAGAATTACCAGTGAATGAAGGAATGAAGAAGGTGGTGGAGAAGCAAATGGatttgcagagagagagagagagagagagagaaagaaaaaggtgaGTGAAGTGAAGTATGTGTGACAAGAGTGCCTGCCGAGATTGCCGACATGCACCAGGAGACACGCGAACGCAATGAGAACCAAATCTCAGTCGCCTCGCTAAGTATAAATGTTACATTTTCGTAACAATTAATCTGAAAGTTCTAGGAAGCAAATTTATGCGGTTTTAATTTGGATCttacttttttaattactaataataactaaatgtTAACATGTTCAGGTTTAAACATTCctctaatttcaattattgagaGCTAAAAAGTCCCCAATATAAGATCGTCCATAAATCATCAAATTATTGTAGCAATATTActatttaaaccaaaaaaaaaaatatcagcaatacaaaaaaaattcactcaACTAAATCAAAAACTTTCATCTAACCAAATCAAGACACTCCTCCATTTTCATACACAGCCAAGTCTACCTTAGGCTTGAACTCaaaatgatttcatttctttaagtgctacacaaaattaaatttgtttgtctcaatattattttacaatatataaaattattatgatagatgattaaaataattaaaataacctatcaaaaaaaataattaaaataaaatctaatgttcgggaaattttttgaaataaaattttaaatttcttaaaacttagtTAATAGAGTTTCTATTTTAACTAAAAGTGAAGATAACCATAGGccgaatttttattttatagcatAGAATGTTATAGTTAGCTTCGTATCATGTATAATACGTTAGTTCATTATGATAGTTCAAAATAATATCCTAATACCTATCtatatgagttttctttttaatgatgcCATAAAGGATGGAGTCTAATAGAAGTAATTTAAGATCCAACATATccaataatttgtttttaaaaaaaatttaatttcaagtcttttaattataaatttttttaatcataaaatagaCTCTATCTAAACTCTAAAGAAAAGCATTTGAAATGATCACATCATTGATACCAAATTATGATAGTTgcaaataacaatattattattcatgatTAAGAGATGAACAATGAAACTGtgaattaacaatttaacaattcaaatacCAAGTTTAAACTACAACAACACATATATAGAAGACttcaaataaaactttaaaatacgACCCTAGGTACTTGTCCATTCACTTACAGTAAAAGCAACAAAAGTTACAAAGAACAATATGTCAAGCACAAATTATTCTCATATCAAGTCATCAACAGAAACCTTAAGCTAAGAAATCACTCTGCACATACCCATCTTTTGCAAGGCCATACACAACCTCCTTCACTCTTCAAATCATAAGGAACCAAATATCGAACTGCATAAACTAATAAGGACAATAGTCTAATATCCACCATAACAATGTGCAACTTAAGGCTGCTCTACTTTCTCCACCACTTCTGAACCttctaaaacaccaaaaatacCCAACTTATTAAAATGAAGTTATTTAATGAAATATCTTTTAAatcaaatcattaaaataataaaaaattattgaaaaagataatgactttgtgataaaaaaaaactcaaacttttGCACTCACCAGGGGCCATCAAATCATTATGTTTCGACTTAGCGTGTAACACCTTCACCGAGCATTATCTTTGTGAAAAAGCTCAAATCATGAGTCCAAGGTTGAGGTCGATCTAATAATAGCCTAAAAAAACTGCTTTGTGAACTTGAAAacaccaaacaaagaaacaaactcaatcattatcaaaacaattaaacaaccaaaaagaggcaacaatttcattcaaatgaatAAACAACCTTTTAAAATCATAGCAGATGAAGAGGAATAGTTCTAAATCAAAAccttaattaaaacaaaatctaacCCAATCACCTAAATCAAATCCAACTgatcaaaataccaaaaactaatCCTATTAAAcccccaaatttaaaataaaattttactttttaagccTCTATATGTTTTGATGAAGATTTAGTCTTTCAAAGATAGAAAACTCATAGCTTGTGTATAATTATCTTATGGGTAACATCTAATATAACAAAACAGTAACTAACTAACATTGACGCCCAAAAATCTATTATGTATCTAGAACCTTATTCaaaagttttgaattaaaagaatacaatttaaaaatattagtaaACCAAAGtgccaaatttgacctaaaaaccACAAATTCACTCCCACTAACAAATAAAGATATCTAGTAAGGGGAAAATcctaaaattaaagtaaaaaatcacTAACTATTCTTTAAAGTCCATGTAGAATTTGATCTTCTATGATGTTTCCCAAGATTCTACTAAAAAGAATAGACAGGAAAAAGGATGCTTGGTCATGTCGCTATAATCTTTGGTTTTAATGCCTTTAAATCATGTTACTTGTTGATCTTTAGCAATGTATTATTCTTACCGTTAAAATTAATACCTTTAAATCATGTTACTTGCTAGTATCACAGTTCACATTCTATACATAAATATACTCTATTAAGTAGGATGGAAAGCTAATGTAGttgaattttattctttatttaacCAAAGTTAGAACAACATGATTTTTATTACTCATTTTATGATTCATATGGTTACAGAAACTAAAGCCACAAACTGAGAATCATGGCCAAcctattttaataaagaaataaatatagtGAATTAAAATAATTACCTGTTtaggtttgaaaattttcaataactTCACTAAAAAATCGTCAAATATCGAAGGAATCAGTTGTGCCCATAATGAAGCCATTCTTGAAAAGGAGCAACTCTTCTGCTAACGCCTTGTTGTGATCTTTATCCATGCCAAACTATCAGATATAAGTTTGAGAACATACAAAAATAAGCATAtaaatgaaagggaaaaaaaaaattaccactAATTTTTTCAATAGAGGCTTACATAATTGCATTATCAACTCGCTCCTTCATCTATCTTAAAGTTTTCAACAAGCCAATCAACTATTCTctattaaaaattacaaaacgtaAGGGTGTAATTTAGTCAAACTATCTATAAATCAGAAAgcaaaaattattcaattttgcttaatacccaaatgaaattaTATAAGTTTGAGAACATACAAAAATAAGCATAtaaatgaaagggaaaaaaaaatttaccgcTAATTTTTTCAATAGAGGCTTACATAATTGCATTATCGACTCGCTCCTTCATCTATCTTAAAGTTTTCAACAAGCcaatgtggaaaattgtgggagctttaaaggtttcggttatatgggattttgaattcaatttgCATATTTCCACCACTTGCAGAAGTTaacctttctttggttttctggAAGTATTTGGAGGGGATAATACCTTCTTGAATGCaattgagatttcttttttttgttattgatgGGGCAAGCATTTGGGTTCAAGGTTGGGTGCGCTATTGAATCTTGCAATGGTAAATtaatgacaaaaattgaaaattatctATTTTGATTTCATACAATGGATGTGGGTTCCAGCTAGCTCAAccggtaaagtctctaatggttgaataagaaatctggggttcaatccctgtctacaccaaaaactgattggtgtcttggtttgatgataaagaactatcattagAGTCAATCTTGAAAGTGACGGATGTGGCAGCTACTGAGTTCATTCTCGCAGCAAGATTTTTAACCCGTAGAGTTTTGAATGTCGAGGCCATTGGTCGAACCTTTAAACCTCTATGGAAAGCACATAATGGGTTCCATATCTAAGTTGTGGGCAGTCACATGATCCTTTTTGTTTTCGAAGTAGAGAGCGATGCTGAACATGTCTTAGCCATGGAACCATGGACTTTTGATAAGCACTTAGTTCTCTTACAGAAGTATGATGGTTCATGTTTAGTccgaaatttgaaatttttgaatatcaagttttggatacaACTACATGGTCTCCCGTTGAGCATGTTAAACTAGAAAACAGCTATCAAGGTGGGCAAATCGATGGGAAGTGTTTTGTATTCAAAGCTTAAGGGGGACATGATAAAGGGTGATTCTTACGAGTGAGAGTAGAGATAGATGTCTTGAAACCTCTGTGTCGTGGTCGGAAAGTTTTGCTCAATGGTGATAATGAAGGGTGGGTGTCGTTCAAATACGAAAAAATTGCCAAACTTTTGCTACTGGTGTGGTATGGTAACTCACGATGACAAGGAGTGTAGCATTTGGCTAGCAAGTAAGGGGTTACTAGCAGTGGACCAGCAGGAGTACGGAGCCTGGCTCAGAGCTTCATCGTCCACCTTGGGCTGGAAAACTTTCATTATGGTTGAAGGTTTTGGGAACATGTTTGAGGAAGAAATACCAGCAGGAAAACTGACGAACGACGTATCTCCAAACTTCGGTGAAATCCCACCGTCCTTGGAAGTTACAGAAACTGTCAATTAGGTTTCTTGCCAAGGATTTTCAAATTTGGAGGCTCCGACTATTGAGGAAGTTATCCCACAATCTACTTGGTTTTAAGTTATTCCAAACTTTGAAGATGTAACTACAAACCCGAGTATCTAGTAACCAGGTTTCACATCAGattcttttgaatttcaatttcCTAAGGTAGATTCTGAGATAAAGAGATTTGATTAAGATGAGGATGCAATAACTGGTGAGAAAATCATGGTGGCCGATGATCACTATTGTTAACATGTATAGTGTTGtaggctttaggcccaactagattacttgtacagcacacattcttgtactacactcttacttgtactgcactcaTATGCCttctatataaaggcactcatgtatattctttcatagtgagaaatacaatactattgcaTTCAGTATTTaaagagcaatctttgtcttcctcagTGTTTTTTCGTTGTGTTCATCTTTTTTGGCTTCCTACTGCTACTGTCGAAACTCTCTGGTATAGTCAAGCCATTgttagaagtcgcatcaacactgcaagatcattgccttcctcaaactaccgtcacagagtcaaacttcattcaagtgatcttctcaaccttatcaaatctcaagatttcatcaagcttccatcttgagtttgagaggaggtgttagagatatattagcccattagcataagcCCAagtctaattctactttgtgtacaagccaagtctcctacttgtactaaagtttattagtctagggtttagtctactatatatacacatgttatgatttattgtaatataggatttgtactacactataatatattattgatgtaaccctttagggttttctccgtggatgtaggccgttaggctgaaccatgTAACTCTTATGTGTTACTGTGTcctatactttatgctttcgcatccatactagcatattcaacaagTGGAAAATGAAGGTTGTCCACAGGAAATATACGTCCAACTCTgggaccggtcccaagctcttgactcgtccttattttctgaacttaaacccacaccacaccctcttaatatttgcacagcaaatggttccacaatgtctggtcataatataggttccgtttcgacctccaacctcttggttcctggggtctttaatgttcctgacctttcttacaatttattttttgtaggaCAATTAGCCGAGTTGGATTATAatattatctttgattattctgggtgtattatGTAGGATCCAAGGACGGGACAAGAGC encodes:
- the LOC115991679 gene encoding uncharacterized protein LOC115991679, giving the protein MEQIINDTGENHSTTQGNKKKKPDSHKHYSNKDDMPRNVLWTEGLICAFEFIRGRKKSISSRMMHVPANGQAEASSPRLDRNVLVENSSLNDFRSNEISSFDDHKYSQISQPSQLHGIERLDGSHWVPIGWARISELVQNLQVDADFTLRQFESMDDEADLTVADLAAPYWERPAGPIWWCHVYAGHPSIQAWLSNAQWLHPAVSLALKDESRLISERMKHLLYEVPVRVAGGLLFELLGQSAGDPFVDEDDIPIVLRSWQAQNFLITAMHIKGNVSRINVLGITEVQELLSTGGYNAPRTVHEVIAHLACRLSRWDDRLFRKDIFGAADEIELKFMDRRNQEDMNLFSIILNQEIRKLSRQVIRVKWSLHAREEIVFELLQHLRGNAAKSLLDGIRKSTREMIEEQEAVRGRLFTIQDVMQSTVRAWLQDKSLRVTHNLAVFGGCGLVLSIITGLFGINVDGIPGSENTPYAFGLFSAILFCVGVLLIVVGIIYLGLKRPVAEEQVEVRTLELDDLVKMFQHEAETHAQVRKNISRNNMPPTAGDAFVNNVNYLLMK